From one uncultured Bacteroides sp. genomic stretch:
- a CDS encoding pyridoxal phosphate-dependent aminotransferase — translation MKNTPINREIIDKAILKFEIADFAKATIREVKAIAAEAEATSGVEFIKMEMGVPGLPPSAVGVKAEIEALQRGIASLYPDINGLPKLKAETARFVKAFINIDIQPEGCVPVTGSMQGTFASFLTCCQCNEKKDTILFLDPGFPVQKQQLVVMGQKYETFDVYDFRGDKLKEKLESYLCKGNISAIIYSNPNNPSWICLKEEELRVIGELATRYDVIVLEDLAYFAMDFRQDLSTPFQPPYQPSVAHYNDNYVLLISGSKAFSYAGQRIGVSCISNKLYHRSYPGLTKRYGGGTFGTVFIHRILYALSSGTSHSAQYAMAAMLKAANEGKYNFLDEVKVYGERAKRLKNIFLHRGFHLVYDNDLGNPLADGFYFTIGYPGMTSGELAKELMYYGVSAISLTTTGSKQEGLRACTSFIKDHQYNLLDERMTLFSKNNPVT, via the coding sequence ATGAAAAATACACCCATAAACCGAGAAATTATTGATAAAGCTATCCTTAAATTTGAGATTGCCGACTTCGCCAAAGCTACCATTCGCGAAGTGAAAGCCATAGCTGCTGAAGCTGAAGCAACATCTGGAGTAGAATTTATTAAAATGGAAATGGGAGTTCCCGGATTACCACCTTCTGCCGTAGGAGTAAAAGCCGAAATAGAAGCCTTACAACGGGGTATAGCCAGTTTGTATCCTGATATTAACGGGCTTCCGAAACTAAAAGCAGAAACGGCACGATTTGTTAAAGCATTTATCAATATAGATATTCAACCCGAAGGATGCGTACCGGTAACAGGCTCTATGCAGGGCACCTTCGCCTCGTTTCTTACTTGCTGCCAATGTAATGAAAAGAAAGATACAATCCTCTTTCTTGATCCGGGGTTTCCGGTACAAAAGCAACAATTGGTAGTAATGGGACAAAAATACGAAACGTTTGACGTGTATGACTTCCGCGGAGATAAATTAAAAGAAAAACTAGAGAGCTATCTCTGCAAGGGAAATATCTCGGCAATAATTTACTCTAACCCCAATAATCCGAGTTGGATTTGCCTCAAGGAAGAAGAACTTCGCGTCATCGGTGAGTTAGCTACACGCTATGATGTCATTGTACTCGAGGATTTAGCTTACTTTGCCATGGATTTCCGCCAAGATCTGAGCACGCCTTTTCAACCACCTTACCAACCGTCAGTAGCCCACTACAACGATAATTACGTGTTATTGATTTCAGGATCAAAAGCTTTTAGTTACGCAGGGCAACGCATTGGGGTGAGCTGTATATCGAATAAACTGTATCACCGGAGTTACCCGGGGTTAACAAAGCGTTATGGAGGAGGCACGTTCGGCACAGTATTCATTCATCGCATACTTTATGCTCTTTCATCGGGCACCAGTCACTCGGCACAATATGCCATGGCAGCCATGCTGAAAGCAGCCAATGAAGGGAAATATAACTTTCTGGATGAAGTAAAAGTATATGGAGAACGCGCAAAAAGATTGAAGAATATTTTTCTGCACCGCGGTTTCCATCTGGTGTATGATAATGATTTGGGAAATCCGCTGGCGGACGGATTTTATTTCACTATCGGATATCCCGGAATGACAAGCGGCGAATTGGCTAAAGAATTGATGTATTACGGAGTAAGCGCCATCTCTCTCACTACTACCGGTAGTAAACAAGAAGGACTGCGAGCCTGTACCTCTTTTATTAAAGACCATCAATACAATCTGCTGGATGAAAGGATGACCCTCTTTTCAAAAAACAACCCTGTTACTTAA
- a CDS encoding bifunctional alpha,alpha-trehalose-phosphate synthase (UDP-forming)/trehalose-phosphatase — MKLIIISNRLPLKVIKKNGKMTFTPSEGGVATGLASLKTTMEKHWVGWPGIYTDDEEEKKKITEYLGRFNYHPVFLSKEQIEEYYHKYSNSVIWPLCHYFYAHVRYGISSWKIYKEVNQLFAQIASLQIGEGDVVWVQDYQLMLLPTMLREGNEKISIGYFHHIPFPSYELFRILPERAEILEGLFGADLIGFHTPDYMRHFMSAAERVLNVKFMMDETKQNNRMIHVDAFPMGINYEKYSNAATKTAPQKLAMEWKKKFGSRKIIISVDRLDYSKGILHRLKAFNRFLEEFPQYHEKVSLVMIVVPSRDKVDAYANLKTKINEMIGMINGKYSNLSWVPVHYFYHSFSFERLIALYKISDIALVSPLRDGMNLVAKEYVAVKRDAPGVLILSEMAGAAQELRDAIIVNPNDIDQIKNAILKALEMPESEQLKRMARMQKIISIQTVQKWAADFINELSGIKMENEALTAKLLNGIKKEQLVDDFRIGKKRLIVLDYDGTLSPFTSIPEEAVPSIELIELLKKLIDDPRNLVAISSGRDQKTLVNWFGDLPLTLAAEHGAFVREAGEWKNNLVETKWSGDIVDTIIKIAEKTPGSFLETKKTALVWHYRNVDPWVAALREQQMISLLRDKCTREGLQIMRGNKIIEVKAMGCDKGSVVKHLLELGEYDFMFVIGDDTTDEDMFREMPEKAYTIKVGEASSDARFYVESQNEVLPLLQLMASSL; from the coding sequence ATGAAACTGATTATAATATCAAATAGGCTCCCTCTAAAAGTAATAAAGAAAAATGGTAAAATGACTTTCACGCCCAGTGAAGGTGGGGTAGCAACAGGATTGGCCTCTTTAAAAACTACGATGGAAAAGCATTGGGTGGGCTGGCCCGGAATATATACGGATGATGAAGAGGAGAAAAAGAAAATAACCGAATATTTGGGGCGATTTAATTATCATCCGGTATTCTTGTCGAAAGAACAGATTGAAGAGTACTACCATAAGTACAGTAATAGCGTTATATGGCCTCTGTGCCATTATTTCTATGCACATGTAAGGTATGGCATCTCTTCCTGGAAAATATATAAAGAGGTAAACCAACTGTTTGCGCAAATAGCATCTTTGCAAATAGGAGAAGGAGATGTGGTATGGGTGCAAGATTATCAATTGATGTTATTACCCACAATGCTACGCGAAGGAAATGAAAAGATCAGTATCGGATATTTTCATCACATTCCTTTTCCATCCTATGAATTATTTAGAATTTTGCCCGAAAGAGCCGAAATATTGGAGGGACTCTTCGGGGCCGATTTAATAGGGTTTCATACGCCGGATTATATGCGTCACTTTATGAGTGCTGCCGAACGGGTACTGAATGTAAAATTCATGATGGATGAAACGAAACAAAATAACCGGATGATACATGTCGATGCCTTTCCTATGGGCATTAATTACGAAAAATACAGTAACGCCGCGACAAAAACAGCTCCGCAAAAATTGGCTATGGAGTGGAAGAAAAAGTTCGGTAGCCGCAAAATAATTATTTCGGTAGATCGTTTGGATTATAGCAAAGGGATACTTCATCGACTGAAAGCTTTCAATCGTTTCCTCGAAGAATTTCCGCAATATCATGAAAAAGTATCGCTGGTGATGATTGTTGTTCCATCTCGCGATAAAGTAGATGCTTATGCCAATTTGAAAACAAAGATAAATGAAATGATAGGTATGATTAACGGTAAGTATTCTAATTTGAGTTGGGTACCCGTGCATTATTTCTATCATAGTTTCTCTTTTGAGCGATTAATAGCATTATATAAGATTTCGGATATTGCTCTGGTATCTCCGTTGAGAGACGGGATGAATTTAGTAGCCAAAGAATATGTTGCAGTGAAAAGAGATGCTCCCGGGGTATTGATTTTAAGTGAAATGGCAGGAGCTGCCCAGGAATTAAGAGACGCTATCATTGTAAATCCAAACGATATAGATCAAATTAAAAATGCTATATTGAAAGCATTGGAAATGCCTGAAAGCGAGCAATTGAAGCGTATGGCGAGAATGCAGAAAATTATTTCTATTCAAACGGTGCAGAAGTGGGCAGCCGATTTTATTAATGAATTATCCGGTATTAAAATGGAAAATGAGGCATTAACAGCTAAATTGCTTAACGGAATAAAGAAAGAACAATTGGTAGATGACTTCCGTATTGGCAAAAAGAGGCTTATCGTTTTAGATTATGACGGCACTTTATCTCCTTTTACCAGTATCCCCGAAGAGGCCGTTCCTTCGATAGAGTTGATAGAACTATTAAAAAAGCTAATCGATGATCCCAGAAATCTGGTGGCTATATCAAGCGGAAGAGATCAGAAGACGTTGGTAAACTGGTTTGGCGATTTGCCTCTGACGCTTGCTGCCGAACATGGAGCTTTTGTGCGCGAAGCCGGCGAATGGAAAAATAATCTGGTCGAGACAAAATGGAGCGGAGATATTGTGGATACAATTATTAAGATTGCAGAAAAAACTCCCGGGTCTTTTTTAGAAACTAAGAAAACGGCATTGGTGTGGCATTACAGAAATGTAGATCCGTGGGTTGCAGCATTGCGTGAACAGCAGATGATAAGTCTTCTTCGGGATAAATGTACCCGTGAAGGTCTGCAAATAATGAGAGGCAATAAGATTATTGAGGTCAAAGCCATGGGATGCGACAAGGGGTCGGTGGTAAAGCATTTACTTGAATTGGGCGAATATGATTTTATGTTCGTTATTGGAGATGACACTACTGATGAAGATATGTTTAGGGAGATGCCCGAAAAAGCGTACACCATTAAAGTCGGAGAGGCTTCTAGTGATGCACGCTTCTATGTAGAGTCACAAAACGAAGTATTGCCGCTATTACAACTAATGGCTTCTTCTCTATAG
- a CDS encoding glycoside hydrolase family 15 protein gives MKTLDYGVIGNCRSAALVSKVGRIDWLCFPDFDSPSIFGCLLDEEKGGCFDIAVSDEYKITQTYVGQTNILQTKFESEAAAFELFDFMPRYKTGDAIHYTPPELYRFIRILYGTPTVRITYNPAMNYAADITVRQNINNEFVRTNSSSNHKDTVYLYSNLDLQKIIDSTEIVLTEDSFLLLSYYQKLILIDIDRVNLEYQRTKVYWLNWSNRSRKFNEFNNEITRSMLVLKLMSYHRTGAVLAALTTSLPESLGEGRNWDYRFCWVRDASMSINTLLQLNHSGAASRFITFIKNILKSKNDSLQIMYGIRGERVLTETILSHLAGFENSQPVRIGNEAYIQKQNDSLGYLMDVIYQYFANFPGSLDEVEEMFEVVKIIVKDVTENWRKPDKGIWEIRKKDQHFVFSKVMCWVALDRGIKIVELLNRNYFACIWRKEADLIRKDVMENGWKEEIQSFSQAYDNINMDSSLLLMEKYGFIDAEDERYRKTVIAIKNSLFHNGLMYRYRNEDDFGTPSSAFTICTFWLVRALYVIGDQDEARKIFNELCSYTNHLGLMSEDLDFETKRQLGNFPQAYSHLAMIDIAMLLSQEKNRSHFIRP, from the coding sequence ATGAAAACATTGGATTATGGAGTTATAGGTAATTGCCGCTCTGCAGCATTAGTTTCCAAAGTGGGAAGAATTGATTGGCTATGTTTTCCTGACTTTGATTCACCTTCAATTTTCGGATGTTTACTTGATGAAGAAAAAGGGGGCTGCTTTGACATAGCTGTTTCAGACGAATATAAGATAACTCAAACTTATGTTGGGCAAACAAATATTCTCCAAACAAAATTTGAAAGTGAGGCGGCTGCATTCGAACTATTCGACTTTATGCCCCGCTACAAAACAGGAGACGCTATTCACTATACCCCTCCTGAATTATATAGGTTCATCCGCATTCTGTACGGCACGCCAACCGTTCGCATAACCTATAATCCGGCAATGAACTATGCTGCCGACATTACAGTCAGGCAAAATATAAACAATGAATTTGTACGCACAAACTCCTCCAGTAATCACAAAGATACAGTATACCTCTATTCTAATTTAGATCTACAAAAAATTATAGATTCTACAGAAATAGTACTCACTGAAGATTCTTTTCTACTTTTATCGTACTATCAAAAACTGATCCTAATAGATATCGATCGCGTCAACTTAGAATATCAACGCACAAAAGTGTACTGGCTTAATTGGAGTAACAGATCCAGAAAATTTAATGAGTTCAACAATGAGATTACTCGTAGCATGTTGGTCTTAAAATTAATGTCTTACCATCGTACAGGAGCTGTTTTAGCTGCACTAACCACTAGCCTGCCGGAATCTCTTGGAGAAGGACGTAATTGGGACTATCGTTTTTGCTGGGTGCGCGACGCTTCCATGTCTATTAATACCTTACTTCAACTGAACCACTCAGGTGCAGCTTCACGTTTTATCACATTTATCAAAAACATATTAAAGTCCAAGAACGATAGTCTTCAAATTATGTACGGCATACGCGGTGAAAGAGTTCTTACCGAAACAATACTCAGCCACCTGGCCGGCTTCGAAAATTCCCAACCAGTACGCATTGGCAATGAAGCATATATTCAAAAACAAAACGATTCTCTGGGTTACTTAATGGATGTTATCTACCAATACTTCGCCAATTTTCCCGGATCACTCGACGAAGTGGAAGAGATGTTTGAGGTCGTTAAAATAATAGTGAAAGATGTTACAGAAAACTGGCGAAAACCGGATAAAGGTATTTGGGAGATAAGAAAGAAGGATCAGCATTTTGTGTTTTCAAAAGTTATGTGTTGGGTCGCTTTAGACCGTGGAATAAAAATAGTCGAATTACTGAACAGAAATTACTTTGCTTGTATATGGCGAAAAGAAGCCGATCTGATTAGAAAGGATGTGATGGAAAATGGCTGGAAAGAAGAAATACAAAGTTTTTCGCAAGCATACGATAATATAAACATGGACTCTTCCCTACTCTTAATGGAGAAATACGGCTTTATCGACGCTGAAGATGAGAGATATAGAAAAACAGTGATTGCCATCAAGAATAGTCTTTTTCATAATGGATTGATGTATCGCTACAGAAATGAAGACGATTTCGGCACTCCCAGTTCAGCATTTACTATCTGTACTTTTTGGCTTGTACGTGCTCTATACGTTATCGGCGATCAAGATGAAGCCCGAAAAATATTCAATGAGCTATGCTCCTACACCAATCATTTAGGGCTTATGAGCGAAGATCTTGATTTTGAGACTAAAAGACAGCTGGGCAATTTTCCGCAAGCTTATTCCCATCTTGCGATGATTGATATAGCAATGTTGTTATCTCAAGAAAAAAATCGTTCGCATTTTATTCGCCCATAA
- a CDS encoding translocation/assembly module TamB domain-containing protein, whose amino-acid sequence MSVLVSEELASVLDTKLTIGRINIGLLNRIIIDDVLLDDQSGKEMLKITRLSVKFDLLPLINKKISISNVQIFGFDIRLNQKNLNSDPNFKFLIDAFASPKTTKTKTNIDLRINSILIRRGKLSYDVLSEPNTPGRINYKHIKLHNIIANISLKAFQKDSVNAYIKRLSVDEQSGFKLNKLSLKILANNKNMHIENFAVDLPNSSLKMDTIRMTYDSLGAFKHFADNVHFSLSALPSNITLRDISSFVPALANFKEKIELEMDVAGTINQLNFSRLYINAQNHIRIRGKLSLQDLSHSKDAYIFGNLSDLSVDSEGLSFISRNLSEKFSDISPLLKRLGNISFHGEISGYYSDLVTYGLFRTSLGSVKTDLKLSSDKDKGIFSYSGSVETTDFDAGKLLANNQLGKITLNLDVKGSHRKSQYPSIEMKGLIASLEYSNYKYKDIVLDGVYKKGGFDGKIALNDDNGSVLVNGSFNTVNKIPTFNFRATIDKVRPYKLKLTNQYKDSEFSLKIKADFKGGTVGEMYGEINIDSLQFNAPDKAFFMDNMKISATHEGDRNRLQVNSEFLKADIQGNYSYRTITASVMNVMKRYIPSLMPANIKKTDTNNNFSFDIHIFNTELLSTVFDIPVSVYSHSTIKGYFNDKAQKILIEGYFPKIRYKNTFLESGMILCDNSTDQLTGHIRFTSHRKNDAINISLEAQAKNDNITTTINWGNNLATTYSGKLSAISHLGRHTNSAGISSLKAVVEVQPTDIILNDTVWQIHPSKIIADSGKIAINKFYFSHNDQFIRINGNASTNIDDSIKVEMKDINIAYVFDIVNLKGVDFKGLASGTAYINHAMKKPVMNTRLFVKNFSFNDGLLGDMNIYGEWDEKNEGIFLNAKMKEKNISETNVSGYIYPLKPKSGLDLHIKADSTNLKFMEYYVKSIVSDIKGRASGNVHFFGKFNALNIEGSVKPNATFNINILNTKFAIKDSVRMYTEKFEFDKIPIYDLEGHQGIASGYISHHNFKDMNYNLELKANNMLVMNTKESADIPFYGTVYGTGNASLSGNPQGLNIDVAMTTNRNTNFVYTIGNTASATNSQFVKFIDKTPKRITEDSISLASNYNLELQKEEEKETGMDVRLNISVDATPDATIKIIMDPVAGDYIIGKGDGNIRTEYYNKGDVKMFGNYHINQGTYKFSLQEVIRKDFTIKDGSEISFNGNPLDAVMNVQAVYTVNSASLNDLVPDASDFTQQPNVKVNCMMNLTGVLLRPTIKMGIELPYESDEVQTLVRNYISTDEQMNMQILYLLSIGKFYTANNVNTTQNSNVMSSVLSSTLSGQLNNMLSQIINSNSWNFGTNLSTGDKGWTDMEVEGILSGQLLNNRLLINGNFGYRDNPLTTTNFVGDFEAEWLLTRSGEFRLKAYNETNDRYYTRTNLTTQGFGLIYKKDFNKLSELLFWNNWRKKQRNKKETNNNKSDTIQKARSTNKRKE is encoded by the coding sequence ATATCCGTGCTGGTTTCTGAAGAATTAGCCAGTGTATTGGACACTAAACTGACTATCGGTCGAATTAATATAGGTTTGCTGAACCGCATCATAATTGATGATGTTTTGCTTGATGATCAATCGGGCAAAGAGATGCTAAAAATAACCCGTCTATCTGTAAAATTCGATTTATTACCGCTGATTAACAAGAAAATATCCATCAGTAACGTACAGATTTTTGGATTTGATATTCGATTAAATCAAAAGAATCTAAATTCCGATCCGAATTTCAAATTTCTAATCGATGCTTTCGCTTCCCCAAAGACAACTAAAACAAAAACAAACATTGATTTACGTATTAATTCCATCTTAATTCGCCGTGGAAAACTATCCTACGATGTCTTATCCGAACCTAATACTCCCGGTAGAATCAACTACAAGCATATAAAATTACATAATATAATTGCGAATATCTCATTAAAAGCATTCCAAAAGGACTCGGTAAATGCTTATATAAAAAGACTTAGTGTAGATGAGCAATCCGGTTTTAAATTGAATAAACTTTCACTAAAAATACTAGCGAACAATAAAAACATGCACATTGAGAATTTCGCTGTAGATCTTCCTAACAGTTCCTTAAAAATGGATACGATACGAATGACTTACGATAGCCTCGGAGCGTTTAAACACTTTGCAGACAACGTGCACTTCTCTCTCAGTGCGCTACCCTCAAATATCACATTGCGAGATATATCTTCTTTTGTGCCTGCTTTAGCCAATTTTAAAGAAAAAATAGAACTGGAAATGGATGTGGCAGGTACAATCAACCAATTAAATTTTTCCCGCCTATACATTAATGCACAAAATCATATTAGAATAAGAGGAAAATTGTCTTTACAAGATTTATCTCATTCAAAGGATGCGTATATATTCGGCAACCTATCCGATCTATCGGTAGACTCGGAGGGCCTTAGTTTCATATCGCGCAATCTCAGCGAAAAGTTTAGTGACATTTCCCCTTTACTAAAACGTTTGGGAAATATCTCTTTCCATGGAGAAATATCCGGCTATTACTCGGATTTGGTAACCTACGGATTATTTAGAACAAGCTTAGGATCTGTAAAAACCGACCTTAAACTTAGCTCTGATAAGGATAAGGGCATTTTTTCATATTCGGGTTCTGTAGAAACGACAGATTTTGATGCAGGAAAATTACTAGCCAATAACCAACTGGGTAAAATCACTCTTAATCTGGACGTAAAAGGTAGTCACCGAAAATCTCAATATCCGTCTATTGAAATGAAAGGGTTGATCGCTTCTCTTGAATATAGTAATTACAAGTATAAAGACATTGTACTTGACGGAGTATATAAAAAGGGAGGCTTTGACGGTAAGATAGCACTAAACGATGATAATGGTTCTGTATTGGTCAATGGTTCATTTAATACAGTCAATAAAATTCCGACCTTCAACTTCAGAGCCACAATTGATAAAGTCCGGCCCTATAAATTGAAATTAACCAATCAGTATAAAGACAGTGAGTTTTCCTTAAAAATAAAAGCCGACTTCAAAGGTGGCACTGTGGGAGAAATGTATGGAGAAATCAATATAGATAGTTTACAGTTCAATGCTCCCGATAAAGCTTTCTTTATGGACAACATGAAGATATCCGCTACTCATGAAGGCGATAGAAACAGATTACAGGTCAATTCGGAATTTTTGAAAGCCGACATTCAAGGAAATTATTCTTATCGTACAATAACAGCCAGTGTTATGAATGTTATGAAGAGATACATACCATCCCTTATGCCTGCTAATATAAAAAAGACTGATACAAATAATAATTTCAGCTTTGACATTCATATATTTAACACAGAACTTCTTTCTACTGTTTTTGATATTCCTGTGAGTGTTTACAGCCATTCTACTATTAAAGGCTATTTTAATGACAAAGCACAAAAGATTCTCATTGAAGGGTATTTCCCGAAGATTCGTTATAAAAATACTTTTCTTGAATCCGGAATGATTCTATGTGATAATTCAACGGATCAATTGACCGGACATATTAGATTTACCAGTCATCGCAAGAACGATGCTATAAATATATCTTTAGAGGCTCAGGCTAAAAACGACAACATTACTACTACAATCAATTGGGGTAATAATCTTGCAACCACCTATAGCGGCAAACTTTCGGCTATAAGCCATTTAGGGCGTCACACAAATAGTGCAGGTATTTCTTCTCTCAAAGCCGTTGTAGAAGTGCAACCAACCGACATCATACTAAATGATACCGTTTGGCAGATACATCCATCAAAAATAATAGCCGACTCAGGTAAAATTGCGATCAACAAATTCTATTTTAGTCATAATGATCAGTTTATTCGTATTAATGGAAATGCCTCTACTAATATTGACGATTCGATAAAAGTAGAAATGAAGGATATTAACATAGCTTACGTCTTTGATATAGTGAATCTTAAAGGCGTTGATTTCAAAGGACTAGCCTCCGGTACGGCGTATATAAACCATGCGATGAAAAAGCCCGTTATGAATACTCGTTTATTTGTTAAGAACTTCAGCTTTAATGATGGCTTACTTGGTGATATGAACATATATGGTGAATGGGATGAAAAAAATGAAGGCATATTTCTAAATGCTAAAATGAAAGAAAAAAATATCTCAGAAACAAACGTCTCCGGCTATATTTATCCTTTAAAGCCGAAAAGCGGACTCGATTTACACATAAAAGCGGATAGCACAAACCTAAAATTCATGGAGTACTACGTTAAGTCCATTGTTTCGGACATAAAAGGAAGAGCCAGCGGTAATGTTCACTTCTTCGGGAAATTTAATGCACTCAACATTGAAGGAAGCGTCAAACCCAACGCAACATTCAACATAAATATTCTCAATACTAAATTTGCAATAAAAGACAGTGTACGTATGTATACTGAGAAATTTGAATTTGATAAAATCCCTATTTATGATCTGGAAGGGCACCAAGGCATAGCAAGCGGCTATATTAGTCATCACAATTTTAAGGATATGAATTATAATTTGGAGCTAAAAGCAAACAACATGTTAGTGATGAATACAAAAGAAAGTGCAGATATTCCTTTCTACGGAACAGTTTACGGAACAGGAAATGCATCACTTTCAGGTAACCCTCAAGGGCTCAATATAGATGTTGCAATGACGACTAACCGAAATACTAATTTCGTCTACACCATCGGGAATACTGCTTCTGCAACGAATAGCCAATTCGTAAAATTTATAGATAAAACGCCTAAACGTATTACAGAAGATTCTATTTCTTTAGCATCAAATTATAACCTCGAATTACAAAAAGAAGAAGAGAAAGAAACAGGGATGGATGTCCGGCTTAACATATCCGTCGATGCAACCCCTGATGCAACCATAAAGATCATTATGGACCCTGTAGCCGGAGATTATATAATAGGCAAAGGAGACGGCAATATTCGCACCGAATATTACAATAAAGGAGACGTCAAAATGTTTGGTAATTATCATATCAACCAAGGCACTTATAAATTCAGTTTACAGGAAGTTATCCGCAAAGATTTTACCATTAAAGACGGCAGCGAAATATCGTTTAATGGCAATCCGTTAGATGCTGTAATGAATGTACAAGCTGTCTACACCGTTAATTCTGCTTCACTAAACGACCTGGTGCCCGATGCTTCCGATTTCACCCAACAACCTAATGTAAAAGTGAACTGTATGATGAATCTTACCGGCGTACTCTTAAGGCCTACAATTAAAATGGGGATAGAACTGCCTTATGAAAGTGACGAAGTGCAGACGCTTGTTCGCAATTACATCAGTACCGATGAGCAAATGAACATGCAAATACTTTATTTGTTAAGCATCGGTAAGTTTTATACAGCTAACAATGTAAATACAACTCAAAATTCAAATGTAATGTCGTCAGTACTTTCCTCTACCCTCTCGGGTCAGCTCAATAATATGCTATCTCAAATTATCAATAGTAACAGCTGGAATTTCGGAACAAATCTGAGTACCGGAGATAAAGGCTGGACCGATATGGAGGTAGAAGGAATTCTTTCAGGGCAATTATTAAATAACCGTTTACTAATAAACGGAAACTTCGGCTATCGGGATAATCCGCTCACTACGACAAATTTCGTGGGCGATTTTGAAGCAGAATGGCTTCTAACCCGTTCAGGAGAATTTCGATTAAAAGCTTATAACGAAACGAATGACCGATATTATACAAGAACCAACCTCACAACCCAAGGCTTCGGTCTGATTTATAAAAAAGATTTCAATAAACTGAGTGAGTTACTTTTTTGGAATAACTGGAGAAAGAAACAGAGAAATAAAAAAGAAACGAATAACAACAAATCAGACACCATACAAAAAGCCCGGTCAACAAATAAAAGGAAAGAATAA
- the tsaD gene encoding tRNA (adenosine(37)-N6)-threonylcarbamoyltransferase complex transferase subunit TsaD codes for MSVIILGIESSCDDTSAAVIKDGFLLSNVVASQAVHESYGGVVPELASRAHQQNIVPVVHEALKRAGVSKEDLNAIAFTRGPGLMGSLLVGVSFAKGFARSLNIPMIDVNHLNGHVLAHFIKEKDEYNKEPAFPFLCLLVSGGNSQIILVKAYNDMEVLGETIDDAAGEAIDKCSKVMGLGYPGGPIIDRLARQGNAAAFTFSKPHIPGLNYSFSGLKTSFLYSLRDWMKEDPDFIEHHKTDLAASLEATIVDILMDKLRKAAKQYNIREVAMAGGVSANNGLRNSFREHAQKYGWKIYIPKFSYTTDNAAMIAITGYLKYLDKDFCSIKLPAYSRITL; via the coding sequence ATGTCTGTAATTATATTAGGAATCGAATCGTCTTGTGATGATACATCTGCCGCAGTTATTAAAGACGGCTTTCTTTTATCGAATGTGGTTGCTAGTCAGGCAGTTCACGAATCTTACGGTGGTGTAGTGCCAGAGCTGGCCTCACGTGCTCATCAACAAAATATTGTTCCTGTAGTTCATGAAGCTTTAAAGCGGGCAGGGGTCAGCAAAGAAGATTTAAATGCGATTGCTTTTACTCGTGGTCCCGGATTGATGGGTTCATTGTTAGTGGGCGTTTCTTTTGCCAAAGGATTTGCTCGTTCACTTAATATTCCTATGATAGATGTTAACCACTTGAATGGCCATGTTTTAGCTCATTTTATTAAAGAAAAAGATGAATATAATAAAGAGCCTGCCTTTCCTTTTTTATGTTTGTTGGTTTCCGGAGGGAATTCTCAAATAATATTAGTAAAAGCCTATAATGACATGGAAGTACTGGGCGAAACAATAGATGATGCAGCGGGAGAAGCTATAGATAAATGTTCGAAGGTTATGGGACTGGGTTATCCGGGAGGGCCAATAATTGATAGGCTTGCCAGACAGGGGAATGCAGCTGCATTTACCTTTAGTAAACCTCATATTCCGGGACTTAATTACAGCTTTAGCGGTTTAAAAACCTCTTTTTTGTACTCTTTGCGTGACTGGATGAAAGAGGACCCCGATTTTATAGAACATCATAAAACTGATTTAGCTGCTTCGCTGGAAGCTACGATAGTCGATATACTAATGGATAAGCTTAGGAAAGCGGCCAAGCAATACAATATCAGAGAAGTGGCAATGGCCGGCGGAGTGTCTGCTAATAATGGACTACGTAATTCGTTTCGTGAGCATGCTCAAAAATATGGTTGGAAAATATATATACCTAAATTTAGCTACACAACGGATAATGCGGCGATGATAGCTATTACAGGATATTTGAAATACCTGGATAAAGACTTCTGCTCAATCAAATTACCAGCTTATTCACGCATTACATTATAA